The Brachyspira hyodysenteriae ATCC 27164 sequence TAAAATAATCAATTAATAAAAATTATAGTTTTCAATTTATTTATACACAGCATAACTGATAACTTATGGATTGACATACTCTAAATAATATTATATTGTTTAACCCAAAAAATTATTACTTTAATTATTAAAGGAGTTTATATATATGAAAACAAAAGAAGAATTAGTGGAATTTCTAAATAGAAAAATTGAAAATAATCAAAATCTCGATGATGCTCATAATTATATCTTTTTAAAGGCATACTTAGAAGATATGATAGAAAAAGAAAAGAATGAAGAACATAAATAATTTCTATAGCTGCAATAAGGATAATTATGGATATTCTTTCATTAAAAAGCCTGCCTCAAAAAGCAAGAGAATTTATAGAGACATACTTTTCTGATTATTATGTATTTAAAGTAACATTTAATTCATCATATAGTGCAGTATTTAAAGGCGGTTCATCAATAAATTTTAATACAAAAGGAGAATGGATTTCTGTAATAGGAAACGGAAATGAAATACCATTTAATATAATAGAAAAACTTTCTGAAGATAATAATATAGAAAAAGAAATAATAAAAACTATAAAAAATAAATATACAGATTTTAATATATACAGAATCATTAAAAGAAAAAATAAATATGAAATAGAAATCAACAGCAATATAATCATAATAGATATTGAAGGGAATATATTAAAAATAAAAAATGTATGAAATATATATTGAAATTTGTATTTTTAAGGTTATTATATTGAAATGAAAAACATATTGATAATTTTTTTTATATTAAATTCATTTTTATTTGCACAATATTATTCTTATACTAATATTCCATCTTTTCAAAAAAATGAGTATTTTGTTCATAAAGGAGTATCAGGAAAGAAAAATAATGCTGTAATAATATATACAGAAACATCTATAGATAATAACGGATACTGGAATATTAAAGAAACATCTATAAAAGGTTATGTAACAAATAAATTAAAAGATCCGTTCTTACTTGAAGAAAGTATGATGACGAATATTAGAAAGTCAGAAATGTATTCTAAAATAGATCTTGTAAATATGAGAACTGTTTATAATAAAACTATAGATTATTATGATTTCGGTACTATGGAGCATACATTCGATATAAGAGGCAAGGTAAATTATACAAATGCAGAAGGTTCTTTGGCCATATTCTCTATGTACGGAGCCTATCAAATAGCTAGAACTTTCCCTCTTGAGGCAACAAATGAAATGAATATTATTATGCCTATGACTTCTAAAGATAATAAAATAAGAGTGTCCATACTTAATAACGGAATAAAAAAAATAAAAATACAAAATGAAGAAAAAGAATGCTATGAAATGGAAATAAAAATAGAAGGAATTCCATTCTCAATATTTCTTCCTAAAATAGCAGCCTATATTGAAAAAGATGATAAAACAAGAAAAATAATCAAATATAATACTATGTCTGGAATGCTTGATACTATGGATATTTTCCTTACAGAGACAGAAAAAAAATAATTTACAAAATACAGGAGAAATAATAATGAGCGAATTACAAATATATTGCATAAATAATAATATGTACGGTATGAATTCTTATGTAGTAATAGCTGATGATGAAGCTATGATTATAGATGCAGCACAATTAAATAATTATAATGCTTATAAAAAAATATTAGAAGGAAAAAAGCTAGTAAGAGTAATATATACTCATGGACATTTTGACCATATATCTGGTGCAGATGACATAAGAAACGAATTTCCAGATGTTCCTCATTGCGTACACAGTATGGATTATGATTTCTTTCAGGACGGAGGATTAAATGTAAGTTCATATTTGGGAAGCGTAATAAAATGCCAAAGCCCTGAAATACAATTCAATGACGGCGATACTTTCAAATTAAAAGATATAGAGTTCAAAGTTATACATACTCCAGGACATACAAGAGGAGGCGTATGCTTTTATACTAAAGGACATTTATTCTGCGGCGATACAATATTTGCTTACGGAATAGGAAGAACAGATTTTCCTACAGGCGATTTTCCTACATTAGAAGAAAGCATATCCAAAAAAGTATTTGCTTTAGATGATGATACTCTATTATATCCTGGACATGATGCTTATGGAGTAAAATTATCCCAAAGAAAGAAAATGGGTGTCTTTTAATCTAAATACAAAATGATAATAAGTGCAAGCAGAAGAACCGATATACCTTCTTTACATACTAAATGGTTTTTGAATAGATTAAAAGAAGAATATGTTATTACACAAAATCCTATAAGCAAAAATAATTTCTACAAAATACCATTAAATAAAAATATAGTTGATATAATAGTATTTTGGTCAAAGAATCCTAATATAGATTTTTTAAAAGAAGTTAGAGATTTAGGGTACGAGTTCTATCTGCATTTCACTATCACACCTTATGACAAGAATATAGAAATAAATATACCTGATAAAAATTTATTAATAAAAAACTTTCAAACTATAAGCAAATTATTCGGTAAAGAAAAAATTATATGGAGATATGATCCTATTATTTTGAATGATGATTTTGATACTCATTATCATATAAATAATTTCAAAAACTTTGCTGATAGTTTAAATGGTTATACAGATGAATGCATATTCAGTTTTGTGCAAATATATTCAAAGATAAAAAATAATATTAAAAATATAAATGATAATGATAAACTTTTATTAATAGAAAATATGAAAGAAATATCTGAAAAAAATAATATAAAATTAAAATCCTGCTCTCAAGATTTTGATAATATAACAAATATAAGAGTGGAAAAATCAGCCTGCATAGATAAAGAAAGAATACAAAAAATATTAGGATATTCTATAAAAGAAAAAAAGGATAAATCTCAAAGAAAATTATGCAATTGTA is a genomic window containing:
- a CDS encoding PepSY-like domain-containing protein — protein: MDILSLKSLPQKAREFIETYFSDYYVFKVTFNSSYSAVFKGGSSINFNTKGEWISVIGNGNEIPFNIIEKLSEDNNIEKEIIKTIKNKYTDFNIYRIIKRKNKYEIEINSNIIIIDIEGNILKIKNV
- a CDS encoding lipocalin/fatty acid-binding family protein, with amino-acid sequence MKNILIIFFILNSFLFAQYYSYTNIPSFQKNEYFVHKGVSGKKNNAVIIYTETSIDNNGYWNIKETSIKGYVTNKLKDPFLLEESMMTNIRKSEMYSKIDLVNMRTVYNKTIDYYDFGTMEHTFDIRGKVNYTNAEGSLAIFSMYGAYQIARTFPLEATNEMNIIMPMTSKDNKIRVSILNNGIKKIKIQNEEKECYEMEIKIEGIPFSIFLPKIAAYIEKDDKTRKIIKYNTMSGMLDTMDIFLTETEKK
- a CDS encoding MBL fold metallo-hydrolase — encoded protein: MSELQIYCINNNMYGMNSYVVIADDEAMIIDAAQLNNYNAYKKILEGKKLVRVIYTHGHFDHISGADDIRNEFPDVPHCVHSMDYDFFQDGGLNVSSYLGSVIKCQSPEIQFNDGDTFKLKDIEFKVIHTPGHTRGGVCFYTKGHLFCGDTIFAYGIGRTDFPTGDFPTLEESISKKVFALDDDTLLYPGHDAYGVKLSQRKKMGVF
- a CDS encoding DUF1848 domain-containing protein, whose amino-acid sequence is MIISASRRTDIPSLHTKWFLNRLKEEYVITQNPISKNNFYKIPLNKNIVDIIVFWSKNPNIDFLKEVRDLGYEFYLHFTITPYDKNIEINIPDKNLLIKNFQTISKLFGKEKIIWRYDPIILNDDFDTHYHINNFKNFADSLNGYTDECIFSFVQIYSKIKNNIKNINDNDKLLLIENMKEISEKNNIKLKSCSQDFDNITNIRVEKSACIDKERIQKILGYSIKEKKDKSQRKLCNCIESIDIGMYNTCTNGCIYCYANSKNILKDYDANNEILSDKNLIDNKNINIQERKIIINEKNAVFKL